In the Wyeomyia smithii strain HCP4-BCI-WySm-NY-G18 chromosome 2, ASM2978416v1, whole genome shotgun sequence genome, one interval contains:
- the LOC129723452 gene encoding dynein regulatory complex protein 11 — translation MSNRTFNLLWTSSQKALEKLAVNDFEYQAIEAQHDRTEVQGQVFELYLRYIVVSNKLEEIYDQMVQPQKRILIRKLLDNCLGRVLELKHDLVIIDMMEFSYNDGVVEKLNLTPLRMEINVPRYFRRDREDMLNERRKFMDDILRRIGALDEEVVEEELSELDAIKIIQTHERARQGRLRAQFMKELKLLKEKGKPDSSRDKSTTGLHAAMKIQKVWRGYATRRQTRRRKMEEMILIGMIPPHVTTTRTAVDELEEAKLARYVQQKEFQEEYEKSLVRVKDEIYSKQGAAMKEDIADEIRTWFKEYQKRTGRLPDFPSEEAGGSRHLLSRQATESEMSRSSVMSSRESKLKSAKDAKMQQKKPGEVSLEEGLDKAFKPMQSSFLPEIKNAIDEYTEIWKGKDESHNLRQTYYDDMIYEEKYADVETELRRIVDDIMRQELDLLQIALDRDRAQKGKKTKKGSKKARRSGKKGKKKREKDLTPDRTTESLFEELLTNGIIKKFPETPINSFVGDLSYAARSALNPSPGDVRHLIKQYCILPLGSETIRNFGPCIKSLLIAGPKGSGKTSLVHAICTETGSVLFDISPANIVGKYPGKSGLIMLMHLITKVSRLLQPSVIYFGDAEKPFIKKVPKTDRTDPKRLKKDLPKLVKNINPEDRIMLIGTSNCPWEADMKLMVQTYQRFIYIPRPDYGALSFAWKELLSHYSGVPRQFDTGAMAKISDGYTVGSVVKCIREVITCKRMLQLRTQPLTHLELINALSALEPVYKEEEEAFMYWWCKTPLGRRRSKQMEMEHEARMEIENVNKQKKK, via the exons ATGTCTAATCGCACGTTCAACCTGCTGTGGACCAGTTCCCAGAAGGCACTGGAAAAGCTTGCGGTCAATGATTTCGAGTATCAGGCTATCGAAGCACAGCATGATCGCACCGAAGTGCAGGGCCAGGTGTTTGAGCTTTACTTGCGGTACATTGTGGTTTCGAACAAACTGGAGGAAATCTACGATCAGATGGTTCAGCCGCAGAAGCGCATTCTGATTCGAAAGCTATTGGACAATTGTCTAGGTCGGGTGCTAGAGTTGAAGCACGATTTAGTGATCATTGACATGATGGAGTTTAGCTATAACGATGGTGTGGTGGAGAAACTTAATCTAACGCCGCTTCGAATGGAGATCAATGTGCCAAGATATTTTCGGAGAGATAGAGAGGATATGCTAAATGAAAGGCGAAAGTTCATGGATGATATATTAAGACGAATAGGAGCCTTAGACGAGGAAGTCGTGGAGGAGGAACTATCGGAGCTGGATGCCATAAAGATAATTCAAACCCACGAGCGTGCTCGACAAGGCCGATTGCGGGCTCAGTTTATGAAAGAGTTAAAATTGTTAAAGGAGAAAGGTAAGCCGGACAGTAGCCGAGATAAATCTACGACTGGGTTGCATGCAGCAATGAAGATTCAAAAGGTTTGGCGAGGTTATGCGACACGGAGACAAACTAGAAGGAGAAAGATGGAGGAAATGATCCTGATCGGAATGATCCCACCCCATGTCACGACGACGCGAACAGCGGTCGATGAATTGGAGGAAGCTAAATTGGCACGATATGTTCAACAGAAAGAGTTCCAAGAGGAGTACGAAAAATCGCTAGTTCGCGTCAAGGACGAAATTTACTCTAAACAGGGAGCGGCTATGAAGGAGGACATCGCCGATGAAATTCGCACTTGGTTTAAAGAGTATCAGAAGCGGACCGGACGCTTACCCGATTTTCCTTCGGAGGAAGCCGGTGGATCCCGCCATTTGCTGAGTCGGCAGGCCACAGAAAGCGAGATGAGCCGGTCTTCCGTGATGTCCTCGCGAGAGAGTAAATTAAAGTCCGCCAAAGACGCAAAAATGCAGCAAAAAAAGCCTGGGGAGGTTTCGCTTGAGGAAGGATTGGATAAGGCATTTAAACCGATGCAATCCTCATTTCTTCCAGAGATAAAAAACGCTATCGATGAGTATACTGAGATCTGGAAAGGCAAGGATGAGTCGCATAATCTACGACAGACCTATTATGACGATATGATCTACGAGGAAAAATATGCGGATGTGGAGACTGAGCTGCGAAGGATTGTGGATGATATTATGCGGCAGGAGTTGGATCTCCTGCAGATTGCACTGGATAGAGATCGAGCCcagaagggaaagaaaaccaaGAAGGGCAGTAAGAAGGCTCGTCGAAGTGGCAAAAAGGGCAAGAAGAAACGTGAGAAAGATTTGACCCCGGATCGCACGACTGAGTCGCTGTTTGAGGAGCTGCTTACGAACGGTATAATCAAAAAGTTTCCAGAAACTCCTATAAACTCCTTCGTGGGGGATTTGAGCTACGCCGCTAGGAGTGCGCTGAATCCCTCCCCGGGAGATGTTCGTCATCTCATCAAACAGTACTGCATCCTTCCACTGGGTTCTGAGACTATCCGTAATTTCGGCCCGTGCATTAAGTCACTACTTATAGCCGGTCCGAAGGGTTCGGGAAAAACATCTCTAGTTCATGCAATCTGCACGGAGACCGGGTCGGTTTTGTTCGACATAAGTCCAGCCAACATCGTCGGTAAGTACCCGGGAAAATCCGGACTTATCATGCTGATGCATCTGATAACGAAAGTTTCACGTTTACTGCAACCGTCGGTAATCTATTTTGGTGATGCTGAGAAACCCTTTATCAAAAAAGTTCCAAAAACTGATCGAACGGATCCAAAGCGTTTGAAGAAGGATTTACCGAAGCTGgtgaaaaatatcaatccgGAAGATCGCATCATGCTGATTGGCACGTCTAACTGCCCCTGGGAGGCGGACATGAAACTAATGGTGCAAACTTATCAACGCTTCATATATATTCCTCGGCCAGATTACGGTGCGCTTTCCTTCGCCTGGAAGGAACTCTTGAGCCACTACAGTGGCGTTCCACGGCAGTTTGATACGGGCGCTATGGCAAAGATTTCCGACGGCTACACCGTCGGTTCAGTCGTGAAGTGTATCCGGGAGGTAATTACCTGCAAGCGTATGCTACAGCTGCGAACTCAGCCGCTAACTCATCTGGAACTGATCAACGCCCTAAG CGCACTTGAACCTGTCTACAAGGAGGAAGAGGAAGCCTTCATGTACTGGTGGTGTAAAACACCGTTGGGCCGGCGTCGTTCGAAGCAAATGGAGATGGAACACGAAGCTAGGATGGAGATCGAGAACGTTAACAAGCAGAAAAAGAAATGA